In Cicer arietinum cultivar CDC Frontier isolate Library 1 chromosome 7, Cicar.CDCFrontier_v2.0, whole genome shotgun sequence, the genomic window GTTATCAACATTGGTGACACACACCTTTACCCCCACTGGCTGGTGAAGGAAAGATTGTCTTCCAAATCCAATTGCTCCAACCTCTAGCTTTGTGTACTGGACATGATCTTCCTGTTGCACTTCAAAAGAGTGTATGTTCAAATCAGAATTCCTCCCTAAGTAATGCTACTTCCTGTATCTCTTttgcattatatatattttcatcccgtaattttttcttaaatcaTATATGTACTGAATACTACccatatattttatatactaGATTTCACTTTCAAAAGTCATGCAATGCATTTTCCACTTGCTTCAATCTGGATTTATATTTTCAAGTTGCACTATTATAGAAATTTCTGGTCCAACATTGAACCTACCGTATGTATAAAAAACAAATGTTGGAATAAAATTATTGTCCAGTTTGCTGCAGCATATTCCATTTACATATAGTTGCTAACTTGCCATAATTTTTTGTAAAGTTAAGACTTAAGAAGAACTGCAAATACTTCGCTTTGCAAAGTGTGATGGTTGCAGAAATTTATGCTAAACTCAGAAGAATTTCGAGTCACACAATTGCAATTTGAACTGACTTTCAAATTTTACATTGCACGAAGTACGAATTTCCCCCACATATTATTCTACTCCAAATAATCCCTAGAACTTCTATAAGATCATGTACAACGTAGACATGTCCCTTGGTGAGATATGTTGAAACTTACATGAACATATAAACTttttaaacaaagaaaaatttataaagagAAACCTGACACCAGGTTCAGCCAGTAGTAGTGACAAGCACTCTTCACTATGGACATCAACTCCAACTTTTGATTTTGGTGGAAATGATGCACTGAATTTTCATTGTCCACTGATGGTTGGAATGACTGTTTCTTCACTATGGACATTCTTTGTGGGATTTGATAAAGCATCACTCATCTCAGATATCACCAATTATGGCATATTTTGATCTTGTTCTATTATAGAGCACAACGCCATCTCAACATCAGTAAGTAGTTGCCCGGCATAGAGTTGAAGCTGCTTCTTTTTTACAACTACTACTTTATCCTCATGTGATATTATTTCTTCCTGCAAATCCTACAAAACAATATGTGTACCTCTTTAGACATCCATATATCAAACACAATTATACACACAACAGTTAACTAAAAGAAGAATATGTACAAAATTATCAATTTCAATTAACATGTGCATGGTTCAACAAGAACAATGAGAtgttttagtttatatattttggtGCATATAAGTTTTTCTTTGCTGTGCAAGCTGATATTCTTACTTGTATTGACATGGGAACAACATTGGCACTAAAATCGTCCAAATCTTCAAAATAGGATTCTAGTAGAAAACAGAAGTTATTGGCATCAGCGTGATCCTCAAAAGCAACAGTATAGGAATCACCACTCTGTTCCGGTTCCTTAGAGGTGAGCTTTAAGCTATAGAGACCTTTTGGACCTTCTCCGTCGGAGCCACTTTCCATGAGAATAACCTTCACAAAGAGATATGATTTCATGGTTAGATGCAAATGGATACACATAGAGGCACACATATTTACTAGTGTTTCATTAACCAAATACATGTCTATTTCCCATGAATCTAATGCAGCCAAAATAATTCTGAAGTGTATTTCAAGAAAAGGTCCTACAGCCTAGGATACTTGGCTTTGTTGAAGTTTTAAGGGATTGAAccatatatatttgatacaaCTAGAAATTTTTATAGGGTCACAGCTTTAAGAAAGGATAAACAACAATTGTGTAGTATTTTTGGGTAGTCAAATCCTTAATAGTTATGCTACTGAAAAATAGGTAAACAAAAAGAATTATCTTCCACAGCCACATACTAGAACATAACGTAGGTTCAGCCACCACATATCAGTCCTAGTGTTAGCTTGTTTAACTTGGACTTCGTTAGCCGCTgagttttttttagttaatcCATGTCCTGAACTGCCATTTATACCATGCAGATTATCCTTTTCCAAAATTGGACCAGTATCCTGGTTTCCTTTCACAAAACCCTGAGGGTTTTGTGTCCTCAATTCTCTTGAGTCTCTTGACTGTATAACTTCAGGTGAAGACATCCCAACACTAGTCTCCTTGAAACCACCTAAACATATAGAAAATGACTCAAATTGTGCTAAATTTCTCCCAATCAAACCTATATTCACAGACAAACAGTAAAATCCACCCAAAACAAAGTTTTGTATTTTCCTTGctctttgaaattttaaactGCAAATCTAAATAAAGTTTTACTGCCGTAACTTTGATATataatgaaattggaacaatgGTGCAAAAAGAAACAGCATAACTTGAAAATGAAAAGGCAATTCAAAATGTTTTAACTAAATTACTCCAACAGACAATAAATGATACgagttcaaataaataaataacaatagaaATGAAAAGCCATTCGTAAGTTATGCATTGAACGCATTACCATTGTCTATGCTCTTGGTCTCAGATCcatcttttattttcatatttggtGTCTCCATCTTTTCTTCCAAATTCTCATGATTTAGATTCTCTATGGACTCGTCACTGATAAATTTTCCTTCACTTTCATCCGAGGTAACACGGGAAGTATTTTTGAGTATCACATCTTGTTGATTCACTTGCTTATCCTCATGTAACTTTCCTGCAGGATCAGTGCCATCAACAATTCCATAATCTTGAGTTTTTACACTAGATACCCTACGACCTTGGGTCCCTGAAAAGCCCTTAGGAGTTTTCATACCCTTAGTTGAAGGGCTTTTAAATTTAGACCTTTTCTTAAACACCGATGTCTCTTTTCCCTTATTCACATTCACATCACCATCACCAGCAGAATTTCCACCACCATTTAATCGCAACGCTGCTGAACTATCCTTGTTACTGTTTACCTTATCCCGCAGCTTCAATAGGCGCGCGTTAATCTCTTTCTCAATACCAATTTCATCATCAATTTCAGGATCCCCATCCTCGTCCTCTTCCCCTTTCTTCTCTAACTCGATTCTCCGAACTTCCCTCGCCATTAACTTAATTTCCTCTACTTTCTTTTCGATTCCAACTTGACCCTCCACATTGTTCCCATTCCCGAACAAAATGTTCATCTTTTCCCTTTCACCTACATCTAAATCCTCATTTTTCACGTTAGAATGTTGATTTCTTAAACTCCAAAAGTAAGAAACCGTTTGAAACACAAAAGCCCCAATCAAATACATACCACCGTATTTGAAGATGTTCTTGGCAGAAACATTGCCAAAAACGCCATTGTTTTTGGCTGTCTCCACAGAGACTTGTAAATCTTCCAATTCACCAGTTTCTTCAACAGTACCGGTGACATTTTCGCCGTGCGTATCTTCGGTGGGAACATTAACACGGAGGTCGTGTTCTTGAGGAGGGGAAACGATGTTCTGTAATGGCGATGGTTGTAGACGAATAGAgggtttaattagggttttgagaATTTTTGGTCGTAAATAATTTTTCCTGTTACTAGTTTTTGAAGAGACTATAATCAAAGTGTTTCGTCTCGTAGGGGAAGGTGCATAGAAGGAGAAGACAGAGCAATGCGCACTCGCCATTGCTGCAATGCAAACATGGCACGTTTGCAAAAACGAGAAGAAGCAGGTTCCGTATTTGGTGGGCCGAATTAGTTTTACTATGGCCCAATATACTTACGGAGCTTCCTAGagagataataattaattacacctcctaaaattaaaattgtgccCACTACAATGCAAAAACGATTTAAAAATGCATGGAAAAATGTAGTAGTTTTTAATGGAATGATAGTTTGAAgttaaagaaatttgaaattatatttacaatatcCATTAAACTCATgcaaaaattactttttttaagtgttaatattattttttcttttatatttttgtattttgtaatAAAGATAACTTTATAATCACcgtaatttaaataaataaaagttatagGAGAAATAAACATAAACTAAAAAGATAAATGTTACATTAGtaattattaaaatcatttaaaatgtcTAGtattaatatagaaaaaaataatgtactattaaatttataatactatttatttaaaatttaatcttttattttatataaagattaaatagttatttattttgttgattatttACTACAAAAactgcaacaacaaaaaaaaagaaaactacataaaaaaattgcatgcaaaaaactataaaaaaaattcactcacaacacaaaaaataaaataaaaaacacgcACACAAAActgcaataaaaaattaaactgaaaTATAATTATCATCTACATAAttaatctctaaaataaaaacactAATAGAACAATAACGTAATTACACataaaaaattggaattttagtaaaataataaatataaaaacttccgagataaatttttgttgatcttttatttttttttcttagttatttcaatttcaaaaactattaaaaaatatataataaatatttatcagtgataaatatataaaaaaaatcatggttttaacaaaattacataagaattaaatatataaaataatagaataaatattattgatttttatttttatctttcttccaatttcaaacactactaaaaaaatataaaataaatatttgttattaataaatataaaaaataacacaaaacCAATATTgttagtgataaatataaaatttatattttaaatatttaccgctaataaataaagaaacacgaaataaatatttaacaacgataaatattaaaaaaaaaagcatgaAACATgtctttattattgataattattagcaaaatattagataaataatttttcttaatacaaaaaaaaaatgtagtcgatgataaataaaaattgttacaaaataactgactattttaattttcaattatatcattaattaatatttcatctattttaCAATAagtatcattttaataaaagaaattatctAAAAATGAATGGTATTCATagttttaatacaattttaattattattttttcgtacactacaatttaattattactatatatataactatCAAAACATATTATACTTTACAttgaaaatagtaaaaaattcaCCAATAGTCAagatgtttattttaaaaatgatttatctttttccttttaataattattgtattttttaatatctgtACAAAAATCTTAAATGACATTTATTGCGAGATACAAAAGAATACTATTTGCAtaattttcaattcaatatattttattatttataatattaataatacaccaatacttaataaaaataatattttcttttttatttatatttttttaaatacataaaattcaattattttaaattgatataattttaaaaatattaaaaagtttttttgtCATTTCGTATGTAAAACCAGGGGTACACAAGTAACTAAACAGAACAATTTTTCGCATGGATCAATGGGCCAATCTTTTGATAGGTTGTTGGCTAGcgtattcaaattcaaataatacAATAATCGCTTCGATTCGACGGTTAGCCACTTTGGTAAATGGTAAGTGTGACCACTAGCTATCTCTAAcagacaaacaaacaaacacatTGCTCGCGCATGGCGTCAAATCCAAACGCCTCCGTCTCCGCCACTCAAATTGTAACCGCCGCTGAGTTCCATGAAAAAATGCCTCTATCAAGTTCCCTTCCTATCAGAGCTCCTCTGACTCTTGATGATTCCGAAACTGATTTTTCAAGTGACGCCACACTTTCCGATACCGCCTCAAACTCTGACCTAGAGCCCGAACCACATTTTGCCTCTCAacaagatgaagaagaaggagaagagTGTTTTGAACTTGACGATCTTTCCCCTCTCGTGCAAGTACCTTTGCGTGTTACTCCATTCGCTCATTTATCTACCAaagacgaagacgaagacgaagacgaagatgaagatgaagacgAAGATGAAGGTGAATACGAAGATAATGAAATGTTAAGTGATGTGAGAATACCGGAGAACATTGTCGTCGCACCGATAATTAAGACGCTGAACGTTGAAGAAAGTTCCGAGAATTTACATGCAAACGAGTTGACATTTTTGGAGAATACAAGTTCCGGTGTTTCCATTGATGAGGAAATGCGTGGTAATGGATTAAGAGTAGCTTGTGATGGAAGCTCTATTGCAACTGATTCGGATGCTATGTCGCAGTGTTCACAAGACAGTTTGAACAATGAGGAATTTGAGAAGGTAAAAGTTGCTTTAAATGAATTAGAAAAAGTTGAAATAATTAGGGTTGATTTGATTGAGAATGACGATGCTGTAATACAAAGGAATTGGGAAGTGGACAACAACACTGGTACCACTGATACGGTGGAAGAAATTTCAAATACTTGTTTATTGGAATCATATGCCGAGGACTGTAGCGAAACTATGATGCCACAGCAGAGTATAAGTGTTGTCGATTTAGGTGAACAGAGTCCCCAAGCAGATGAAAATATTGAAGATAGCAGCACAATACTGGCTTCAAAAGCTACATTACATGATTCTTCTGCTGATATGGTGGAAGAAATTTCAAACACTGGCTTATTGGAGTTCAATGATGAGGGTTTTACAGACAGCATGATGCTGGAGGAGAATACAATTGTTGAATTTTTAGAATTCTTAGAAGAAAAGAATCCCCATTCAGGTGAATCTCTATCAGATGCCTTAGCTGAAAATAGTGAATATATTACTAAAACAACTCAAAGTAATGCAGCTAATGGAAGTCAAGATGTTGCTGCTTCTCATCAAGAAAGTGAGAGTGAGAAACTGGAAAGCATAACTGAATATGTAGTTAACTCAAAAGCTATGCTGCATGATTCTGCTGTTGGTTTTGAATGCAATGGCGATGCTTGTGAAGGTAACAAAATTCAGGGTGTTGAGTATTCTGAACATTCTGATCCTGCACTACTTGAAAAGTGGGCATATTTGGAGAAGGGTTTGTCTGAAACTGTTTCAAGTGTTATTCAAGAAGATGGGCTGTTTTGTGATAACCATTCAAATGAAAATGTGGAAACATTGGACTTCGGAGACACTGTAAATAAAGAGGCTACTACGGAGCTAAACATAGTAAGTCAAGAATCAAAAAGAGAAGGTTCAGCTTTGGATGAAGATATGGAAGAGTATATGTCAGTTGGCCTTGAGCAGTTCAGGGAACAAATTGCAGCTCTCTCTATTCTTTTGAGTTCAAAAGGTTCTGGAAAGAACTCTCATGAAGAACAGACGGTCAGTAGTCCAGATGGAAGAATGAACTTATCAAAGGATGATGTGAGaagtcaattattttattttgatagtgGTGGTGAATCAGATTGCAACGCAGTTACAGTCACTTATGCCGATCAATCCAATGTTATTTTCCTCAAAGGTCCGGCTAGTTTCAATTTCTTACCAGATGACGATGCTCAAGCTGGGTTCCAACACATTATAAGTGaacaagaaaaggaaaaaatacaGAAGATACAGACCATAAGTGTGAAATTCTTGAGGCTTGTCCACCGAATAAATTTATCTCTTGAAGACTCCTTGGTTTCAAAAGTTTTATGCAGGTTGGTTGCAGATATTGGAAGGCGTTCAAATCAAGAATCTGTCATTAGGTCAGCTAAAATATTAGCAAAAAAGCTTGAAGAAGATTTTCAGGATGATTTAGACTTTTCTTTGAACATTCTAGTTCTTGGTAAAAGTGGTGTTGGANNNNNNNNNNNNNNNNNNNNNNNNNNNNNNNNNNNNNNNNNNNNNNNNNNNNNNNNNNNNNNNNNNNNNNNNNNNNNNNNNNNNNNNNNNNNNNNNNNNNNNNNNNNNNNNNNNNNNNNNNNNNNNNNNNNNNNNNNNNNNNNNNNNNNNNNNNNNNNNNNNNNNNNNNNNNNNNNNNNNNNNNNNNNNNNNNNNNNNNNNNNNNNNNNNNNNNNNNNNNNNNNNNNNNNNNNNNNNNNNNNNNNNNNNNNNNNNNNNNNNNNNNNNNNNNNNNNNNNNNNNNNNNNNNNNNNNNNNNNNNNNNNNNNNNNNNNNNNNNNNNNNNNNNNNNNNNNNNNNNNNNNNNNNNNNNNNNNNNNNNNNNNNNNNNNNNNNNNNNNNNNNNNNNNNNNNNNNNNNNNNNNNNNNNNNNNNNNNNNNNNNNNNNNNNNNNNNNNNNNNNNNNNNNNNNNNNNNNNNNNNNNNNNNNNNNNNNNNNNNNNNNNNNNNNNNNNNNNNNNNNNNNNNNNNNNNNNNNNNNNNNNNNNNNNNNNNNNNNNNNNNNNNNNNNNNNNNNNNNNNNNNNNNNNNNNNNNNNNNNNNNNNNNNNNNNNNNNNNNNNNNNNNNNNNNN contains:
- the LOC101495490 gene encoding uncharacterized protein, which produces MASAHCSVFSFYAPSPTRRNTLIIVSSKTSNRKNYLRPKILKTLIKPSIRLQPSPLQNIVSPPQEHDLRVNVPTEDTHGENVTGTVEETGELEDLQVSVETAKNNGVFGNVSAKNIFKYGGMYLIGAFVFQTVSYFWSLRNQHSNVKNEDLDVGEREKMNILFGNGNNVEGQVGIEKKVEEIKLMAREVRRIELEKKGEEDEDGDPEIDDEIGIEKEINARLLKLRDKVNSNKDSSAALRLNGGGNSAGDGDVNVNKGKETSVFKKRSKFKSPSTKGMKTPKGFSGTQGRRVSSVKTQDYGIVDGTDPAGKLHEDKQVNQQDVILKNTSRVTSDESEGKFISDESIENLNHENLEEKMETPNMKIKDGSETKSIDNGGFKETSVGMSSPEVIQSRDSRELRTQNPQGFVKGNQDTGPILEKDNLHGINGSSGHGLTKKNSAANEVQVKQANTRTDMWWLNLRYVLVILMESGSDGEGPKGLYSLKLTSKEPEQSGDSYTVAFEDHADANNFCFLLESYFEDLDDFSANVVPMSIQDLQEEIISHEDKVVVVKKKQLQLYAGQLLTDVEMALCSIIEQDQNMP